In Mercurialis annua linkage group LG6, ddMerAnnu1.2, whole genome shotgun sequence, the following are encoded in one genomic region:
- the LOC126653925 gene encoding putative lipid-transfer protein DIR1 encodes MEGVEKHLVRVIIIVAIVGSNGVFQFCNAQSICNMSFSGLLSCRPAVISPNPSPPTSDCCSVLAQGDMNCLCSSGDANLLPAFGIDPNLALQLPDKCNLTHPNC; translated from the coding sequence ATGGAGGGAGTAGAAAAACATTTAGTCAGGGTTATAATTATTGTGGCGATAGTTGGCAGCAATGGGGTGTTCCAATTTTGCAATGCACAAAGCATATGCAATATGTCATTTTCTGGGCTGTTATCATGCAGGCCTGCCGTGATTTCTCCGAACCCATCCCCACCGACGAGCGACTGTTGCTCGGTGTTAGCACAGGGTGACATGAATTGCCTATGCTCGTCAGGCGATGCCAATTTGCTTCCTGCTTTTGGTATTGATCCTAACCTTGCTTTGCAATTGCCGGACAAGTGCAACCTCACGCATCCTAACTGCTAG